In a single window of the Dreissena polymorpha isolate Duluth1 chromosome 3, UMN_Dpol_1.0, whole genome shotgun sequence genome:
- the LOC127875087 gene encoding 1-phosphatidylinositol phosphodiesterase-like, translating into MGNIIAKDPDFWCSSEDPGPEGHNEDWMMRVSDSKFLSELSIPGTHATMSYAYDGKVTGLFVSCQSWLLCIQLNMGIRFLDIRCQATRDDMLLNHGGYYLCKLTDTLTGCVNFLQTHPSECVILRIAQENSNLEGLDFRDALKPFLEKFSSHIFKKRSMPTLGEARGKMIILADYDIEDNDDMMKYGNMTHGKIIICENHKPGSFSQKLDGIKANIKKASSAQRDKKEMYITFTSYNHWLVDCPQETARRSNPTWHCLVRYRIGCLGIVVMDFPGYKVIRDIIDHNWDRPREIENPTAHRLVKYRGIIDDNFICHIEITPSTNPTNALAFLSSDYPGFKEIRDSIDQI; encoded by the coding sequence ATGGGTAATATAATAGCAAAGGACCCTGATTTCTGGTGTTCTTCCGAAGATCCGGGTCCAGAAGGACATAATGAAGATTGGATGATGAGAGTATCAGATTCTAAGTTTCTTTCGGAGCTGTCCATTCCTGGCACACACGCTACTATGAGTTATGCTTATGATGGAAAAGTCACTGGACTATTTGTTAGCTGTCAGAGTTGGTTATTATGCATTCAGCTGAATATGGGAATACGATTTCTTGACATTCGGTGTCAGGCAACCAGAGATGATATGTTACTCAATCACGGCGGCTATTACCTATGTAAGCTGACAGATACATTAACCGGCTGTGTAAACTTTCTTCAAACGCACCCAAGTGAATGCGTTATCTTACGGATTGCACAAGAAAACAGTAATCTTGAGGGACTTGATTTTAGGGATGCGCTGAAACCCTTCTTGGAGAAATTTTCTAgtcatatctttaaaaaaagatcaaTGCCTACCCTTGGCGAAGCAAGAGGGAAGATGATTATTCTGGCAGACTATGATATCGAAGATAACGATGATATGATGAAGTATGGAAATATGACACATGGAAAAATTATCATATGTGAAAACCATAAACCAGGATCATTCTCACAAAAGTTAGATGGCATCAAAGCTAACATAAAAAAGGCATCCTCAGCTCAAAGGGATAAGAAAGAAATGTACATAACGTTCACGAGCTATAATCATTGGTTAGTAGATTGTCCGCAAGAGACAGCAAGGCGTTCAAATCCTACATGGCATTGTTTAGTCAGATATCGCATTGGTTGCCTTGGTATTGTTGTCATGGACTTTCCGGGATATAAGGTAATCCGAGACATTATCGATCACAACTGGGATCGCCCTCGCGAGATTGAAAATCCTACAGCGCATCGTTTAGTGAAATATCGAGGCATTATTGATGACAACTTTATTTGTCATATCGAGATTACACCTTCTACAAATCCAACAAATGCTTTGGCATTTTTGTCGTCGGACTACCCAGGATTTAAAGAAATTCGAGACAGTATCGATCAAATTTGA
- the LOC127873512 gene encoding uncharacterized protein DDB_G0271670-like, whose protein sequence is SSSSSSSSSSSSSSSSSSSSSSSSSSSSSSSSSSSNSSSSSSSSSSSSSSSSCSSSSSNSSSSSSSSSSSSSSSSSSSSSSSRSRSSRSSSRSSSRSSSSSSSSSSSSSSCSSSRSSSSRSSSRSSSRSSSSSSSSSSSSSSSSSSSSSSSSSSSSSSSSSSNSSTSSSSSSSRSSSSSSSSSSNSSSSSSSSSSSSSISSSSSSSSSSSRSSSSRSSSR, encoded by the coding sequence agtagtagtagtagtagtagtagtagtagtagtagtagtagtagtagtagtagtagtagtagtagtagtagtagtagtagtagtagcagcagtagcagcagcagcaacagcagcagtagcagcagtagcagcagcagcagcagtagtagtagtagttgtagtagtagtagtagtaatagtagtagtagtagtagtagtagtagtagtagtagtagtagtagtagtagtagtagcagtagtagtagtagaagtcgcagtagtagaagtagtagtagaagtagtagtagaagtagtagtagtagtagtagtagtagtagtagtagtagtagttgtagtagtagtagaagtagcagtagtagaagtagtagtagaagtagtagtagaagtagtagtagtagtagtagtagtagtagcagtagtagtagtagtagtagtagtagtagtagtagtagtagtagtagtagtagcagcagtagcagcagcagcaacagcagcacaagcagcagtagcagcagcagcagaagtagtagtagtagtagtagtagtagtagtaatagtagtagtagtagtagtagtagtagtagtagtagtagtattagtagtagtagtagtagtagcagtagtagtagtagaagtagcagtagtagaagtagtagtaga